One Hordeum vulgare subsp. vulgare chromosome 4H, MorexV3_pseudomolecules_assembly, whole genome shotgun sequence DNA window includes the following coding sequences:
- the LOC123447771 gene encoding glycosyltransferase family 92 protein RCOM_0530710-like encodes MAHHPRRSCLRRVLTIAGGVSAGLILLAGGHTYAHGQLFSPSLLPHGLGGGADCSPSFAPPPFAPPPFALSPLPPYLLSEAEASPPQPEASLPRRLLPVRRSPPPPCLPANSGSEADRSPPQHDDADAVLLPDGEVLLLADAEPGAKATCAFQGGASSPASTLGRLPGSGRHAYVCLMPEPARSLQPLQAPLLLPASASSADCPDRTSLLNWSDRIAFTSATLDSGDVLVFAKGVNHAAGAVRCVYRHCGDAHGVVASFPAITSVQQVTRCPAPPMLLNSRKTEFRVTVAATGEDPIPSIATYRPQQSESGLVVTPARKNLICACTMVHNVSKFLREWVLYHAAVGVDHFILYDNGSKDDFAEQVAHLRSAGISISTLPWPWIKMQEAGFSHSAATHQSSCKWVAFIDVDEFIFSPNWKGSEKPSKSMLQAIVPVDPDVGQVYLPCFDFAPSGQTSHPQEGVIQGYTCRLKKILRHKSLVLLDAVDHSLENAIHHFTLKAGFRSIWNMQARVNHYKYQAWSEFKYKFKRRVSAYVADWRDPINLESADRAPGLGVDGVEPVGWAQRYCEVKDYLLQELSARWFGTGLGSPGSQDT; translated from the coding sequence ATGGCGCATCACCCACGCCGCAGCTGCCTGCGCCGTGTCTTGACCATCGCCGGCGGTGTGTCAGCCGGCCTCATCCTGCTCGCCGGCGGCCATACCTACGCCCACGGCCAGCTCTTCTCGCCGTCCTTGTTGCCCCACGGCCTCGGCGGCGGCGCCGACTGCTCGCCCTCCTTCGCCCCGCCGCCCTTCGCCCCGCCACCCTTCGCCCTCTCGCCGCTGCCGCCCTACCTCCTATCGGAGGCCGAGGCCTCGCCCCCGCAGCCGGAAGCCAGCCTCCCGCGCCGCCTTCTGCCCGTtcgccgctcgccgccgccgccctgcctCCCCGCGAACTCGGGGTCGGAGGCCGACCGCTCGCCACCGCAGCACGACGACGCGGATGCCGTCTTGCTCCCGGACGGGGAGGTCCTTCTCCTGGCTGACGCTGAGCCTGGCGCCAAGGCGACGTGCGCCTTCCAGGGTGGGGCGTCGTCCCCGGCGAGCACGCTCGGGAGGCTGCCGGGGTCGGGCCGCCACGCGTACGTATGCCTAATGCCAGAACCTGCCCGGAGCCTCCAGCCGCTCCAAGCGCCCCTGCTGCTCCCCGCCTCCGCTTCCTCTGCTGATTGCCCTGACCGCACGTCGTTGCTGAATTGGAGCGACCGGATCGCCTTCACCTCTGCAACTCTCGACAGCGGCGATGTCCTCGTCTTTGCAAAGGGCGTCAACCATGCTGCTGGCGCAGTCCGGTGCGTCTATCGCCACTGCGGCGACGCCCATGGCGTGGTGGCATCCTTCCCTGCCATCACCTCCGTACAGCAGGTTACCAGGTGCCCTGCTCCACCCATGCTTCTGAACTCCAGGAAAACAGAGTTCCGTGTCACGGTGGCAGCCACCGGCGAAGATCCGATCCCCTCTATTGCAACTTATCGTCCACAGCAGAGTGAAAGTGGCTTGGTGGTGACACCGGCCCGAAAGAACCTGATTTGCGCTTGCACTATGGTTCACAACGTGTCTAAGTTTCTTCGCGAATGGGTGCTGTATCATGCCGCTGTCGGGGTAGACCACTTCATCCTGTATGACAACGGAAGTAAGGATGATTTTGCAGAACAAGTGGCCCACTTGAGGTCAGCCGGAATCAGCATCTCTACCTTGCCTTGGCCGTGGATCAAAATGCAGGAAGCCGGCTTCTCCCATTCTGCTGCAACGCACCAGAGTTCTTGCAAGTGGGTGGCATTTATAGATGTCGACGAATTCATTTTCTCGCCCAACTGGAAAGGATCCGAGAAACCGTCAAAATCAATGCTTCAAGCTATTGTTCCGGTTGATCCAGACGTCGGGCAGGTGTATCTGCCGTGCTTTGATTTTGCCCCCTCTGGCCAAACATCACACCCACAGGAGGGTGTCATCCAAGGATACACATGCCGCCTGAAGAAGATTCTCAGGCACAAATCGCTGGTTCTTCTTGATGCGGTGGACCATTCTTTGGAGAACGCAATTCACCACTTCACGCTCAAGGCTGGCTTCAGAAGCATATGGAACATGCAGGCGCGTGTCAACCATTATAAATACCAGGCATGGAGTGAGTTCAAGTATAAGTTCAAACGACGAGTATCCGCCTACGTGGCTGACTGGAGAGATCCGATCAACCTTGAGTCTGCTGACCGGGCCCCCGGCTTAGGAGTTGATGGTGTTGAACCGGTTGGTTGGGCACAAAGGTACTGTGAGGTCAAGGATTACCTTCTTCAGGAATTGAGTGCAAGATGGTTTGGCACTGGACTAGGAAGTCCGGGATCTCAGGATACTTAG